The following proteins come from a genomic window of Miscanthus floridulus cultivar M001 chromosome 2, ASM1932011v1, whole genome shotgun sequence:
- the LOC136522521 gene encoding protein LOL3-like, with the protein MQSQIVCHACRTVLLYPRGASSVCCAVCQAITTVPPPGLEMAQLICGCCRTLLMYTRSADTVRCSCCNTVNLVRPVNNIAHVNCGQCRTTLMYPYGAPSVKCAICNYVTTTGVNTVAPTPSARPTSNDSSYSGSSTSAPKSQPQNVTVVVENPMTVDDKGKLVSSVVVGVTAGKV; encoded by the exons ATGCAGAGCCAGATCGTGTGCCATGCTTGCCGGACCGTTCTGCTCTACCCGCGAGGCGCGTCCAGCGTCTGCTGCGCAGTTTGCCAGGCCATCACCACCGTGCCGCCACCAG GACTGGAGATGGCTCAGCTTATATGTGGTTGTTGTCGAACTTTGCTGATGTATACTCGCAGTGCAGACACTGTAAGGTGTTCATGTTGCAACACAGTCAATCTTGTTAGACCAG tgaATAATATAGCTCATGTGAACTGCGGCCAGTGCCGGACAACTTTGATGTATCCATATGGCGCACCTTCAGTAAAATGTGCCATATGCAATTATGTCACGACTACTGGA GTAAATACTGTGGCACCCACTCCATCTGCGAGGCCAACATCAAATGACTCTTCATATAGTGGCTCATCTACTTCTGCT CCTAAATCTCAACCTCAGAATGTAACTGTTGTTGTTGAGAACCCTATGACAGTTGATGACAAGGGAAAACTT GTCAGCAGCGTTGTAGTTGGAGTCACAGCTGGGAAAGTGTGA